The segment GGACGGACCACGTCCAGGCCCGGAATAGCGCGCAGGGTAGCGAGCTGTTCCACCGGCTGGTGGGTCGGGCCGTCCTCGCCCAGACCGATCGAATCATGGGACCACACATAGATCGACGGGACACCCATCAGGGCACCGAGACGGATCGCCGGCTTCTGGTAATCGGAGAAGATCAGGAACGTACCCGAGAACGCCCGCGTCCGGCCATGCAGGGAGATGCCGTTCACGATCGAGGCCGCAGCATGCTCGCGGATACCGAAGTGCAGCACCCGCCCGTACGGGTTGCCCTTCCACGCTCCCGTGGAACGGGAAGCCGGAATGAACGACGGCGAACCCTCGATCGTGGTGTTGTTGGACTCGGCAAGGTCCGCCGAACCGCCCCACAGCTCCGGAAGAACCGGACCGATCGCGTTCAGGACCTTCCCGGACGCGGCCCGGGTCGAGACGTCCTTGCCCGCTTCGAACACCGGCAGAGCGGCGTCGAGTTCGACCGGAAGCTTCTTAGCCTCGATCCGCTCCAGCAGCGCAGCACCCTCGGGGTTGGCGGTCTGCCATGCCTCGAAGGATGCCTGCCATTCGCTGCGCTCGGCTGCACCGCGTTCGACGACGGCACGGGCGTGTGCCAGGACGTCCTGGTCAACCTCGAAGGACCTGGCCGGGTCAAAGCCCAGAACCTCCTTCAGGGCCGCGACTTCCTCGGCACCCAGGGCCGAACCGTGGATCTTGCCCGTGTTCTGCTTCTTCGGCGCCGGGTAACCGATAATGGTCCGCAGCGAAATGATCGAGGGCTTGGAAGTCTCCGCCTTCGCGGCCAGCAAAGCCGAGTACAGCTCCTGGACATCCTCGACGTATTCACCCGTCCGGGTCCAGTCCACCCGCTGCGTGTGCCAGCCATACGCCTCGTAACGCTTGAGCACGTCCTCGGTGAACGCGATGTCGGTGTCGTCCTCGATCGAAATGTGGTTCTCGTCGTAAACCACCACAAGATTGCCCAGCTCCTGGTGCCCGGCCAGGGAGGAAGCCTCCGAAGTCACGCCTTCCTGGAGGTCGCCGTCGGAAGCAATGACCCAGATGGTGTGGTCGAACGGGCTCTCGCCGGCAGGAGCATCGGCGTCGAACAAACCCCGCATCCGGCGCTGGGAATACGCAAAGCCCACCGAGGACGCCAGACCCTGACCCAACGGGCCCGTAGTGATCTCCACACCCGCGGTGTGCTTGTATTCCGGGTGCCCCGGGGTGAGCGAGCCCCAGGTACGCAGCGCTTCGAGGTCCTTCAGCTCCAACCCGTAGCCGGAAAGGAACAACTGGATGTACAGGGTCAGCGAGGTGTGTCCGGGGGAGAGGATGAACCGGTCACGGCCGATCCAGTCCGGGTGCTTCGGGTCGTGGCGCATCAGCTTCTGGAAAAGAAGGTACGCGGCCGGCGCCAAGCTCATGGCCGTGCCCGGATGACCATTACCGACCTTCTCCACGGCGTCAGCGGCCAAAACGCGGATGGTATCTACCGCCCGTTGGTCCAGGCTGGTCCAAGTCAGTTCTTGCTCTTCCAAATGTGGCACGGGAACCGAGCCCCTCTCTGTGCTGACGGCTGGGGGTGGGACATGGCAGGCCTCGGGGCACAGGATGGCGCCCGCTGCGAAGTGTCTACCAGCCGTTCACCATTGAATCGTTGATCTTTCATCCAGACATGCAAATCTGAGAATACGCTTTCTCGGAAACCTGCGTGAGCTGATCTGCAGACAGCTTAGCCCGCTTCGCGGCCCGAAATGGTGGGAATCTCAAAAAATGCACGCAAATTCCGCTTTATGAATCACGGCGACGCGAAAGTGCCGGTGAACTTTCGGAAACAAAGGAAAGTTCGCCGGTGCCGCCGCGCCGAGCGGGCCACGGTATGATATCTGGAGGCCGGCAGCGGCCAGTGCGCCATTGAATGCACAGAGATCGAGTGCACAGATTCAAGGCACGCATCGAGAGCATGGAAAGAAAGCCCGGATACGAATGCACGCTTCGCCGCGTGCCCCGGACTTTGAAGTGCCTTGACGTGCAGGCACGGCTGCTGTGAGAACACCAGAGCAAAGAACAGAGTGACTGCCAACGTGAGCACAACAGATACGCCCCTCAATCCTTCCCCGGCTGTGGCGAGGAGCGGACTTCCCCGTAAGTTCAAGGCGTATCTGGCACTGACCAAACCCCGCGTGATCGAGTTGCTCCTAGTCAGTACCCTGCCCACCATGATCTTTGCCCAGCGGGGTTTTCCCTCCATCGGATTGATACTGGCCACCTTGGTGGGCGGCGCCTTCGCCGCCGGTAGTGCCGGGGTCTTCAACTGTTACATCGACCGCGACATCGACAAGTTGATGCACCGCACCGAAAAGCGACCCCTCGTGACGGGTGAAGTCACTCCCCGCGAAGCACTTGTCTTCGCTTGGATCCTTGGGGCCGCGTCCATCGCCATCCTCTGGTTCGGGGCCAACCCGCTTTCGGCGTGGCTCGGTCTCGGTGCGATTGTTTTCTACGTTGTCATCTACACGATGATCCTTAAGCGCCGCACGGCGCAGAACATCGTGTGGGGCGGCGCCGCAGGTTGCTTCCCGGTGCTCATCGCCTGGGCTGCGGTTACGAACACGGTTGAGTGGCCCGCCGTCGTACTCTTCATGGTGATCTTCCTTTGGACTCCTCCGCACTATTGGCCGCTTTCGATGCGCTATGGCGAGGACTATCGCAACGCCAACGTCCCCATGCTGGGTGCCATCGCCGGTGCCAAGGTGGTTTCCGTGCAAGTGGTGCTCTACGCCTGGGCTATGGTGGTGTGCTCGTTGCTTATGGTGCCGGCAGGCGGTGCTGGCTGGGTGTATACGATCGTGGCTGTCCTCGCGGGTGCCTGGTTCCTGTATGAATCCCATGCGCTCTACAACAGGGCCCAGGGCGGCGATGTCTCGAACAAGGGAGCCATGAAGGTCTTCCACGGATCCATCAGCTACCTGACCCTGCTATTCATTGCCCTCGCAGTGGACCCGTTCATCGGTTCCCCGATCCTCGGCGGCTGACGTGCCCGGTTCCCCGATCTTCGGCGTCACCCGAGGACGCCCGCTCACTTTTTACAGCTAAAAGACACAAACCCTCCTTCAGACATAAGGGCGTATCGTCCGACGCACGCTCATGTAGTTGAGCCCATATGACAACCCTCCCTCACATCTGTGACACGTCCACATGCGCGAGGGAGGGTTGTCATTTTTGCCCGATCGGATCGGGCGTTTGGGCTGGGGCGTGATATGTGATGGAGCGTTTGGGTTTGGGAACCCATATCTGATGGAGGGTCGGGTGAAGACGCAGGATAAATGCGCGAGCGTCTGAACCCGCGGCCGGGGAGTTGGGCGCAGGAGTGCGCCCTAGCGCTTAGGGCTGAAGCGCGCCACATCCGCCGCGTTGGTGGCCGCACTCATGAGCAGGGCGGCACCCAACATGTGGGCGCCCACCAAGAGCGCCGGAATGCCGTTGTAGTACTGGGTAAAGCCAATGACCGCCTGTAGGACCGTCACAGCGAGAAGCGTGAGTGTTGCCGTCCGGAACGGGCCGGTGATTCCCTTGCGAAGGACGAGGTAAACAGCAAAGAGGGTTCCCGCAGTGATGAGGTAAGCGGGCACAGCGTGGATATGTGAGACGAGGTCCCAATCGAGATCATTGCGCGGTGCATTGGCATCGCCGGCGTGGGGTCCTGCGCCCGTCACTACAACACCCAGGCACACGGCAATCGCGGAGAAGAACGCGACGGCGGTCATGACGGGGCTCATCGCGCCGGGAATCGATTCCAGCGGCCGCGTCATGAAGCGGCCGGTCCGGCCGTAAGCGCGGTTGACCAAGAGTGTGGAGAAGACAATCAACGCCATGGAGACGAGGAAGTGCAGTCCGACCACCCAAGGGTTGAGATTGGACAACACGGTGATGCCGCCGATGATGGCCTGCGCCGGAATGCTGGCAAGCAGGCCCAAAGCCAGAAGGAAAAGGTCCCGCCGGTGCTTGCGGAGGTTCCATAAGTAGACCAGCGTTAAGACGGCAACGGCCGCCAAAGCGAAGGTCAGCATCCGGTTACCGAATTCGATGAAGCCGTGGATGCCCATCTCCGGAGTATTCACCAGCGAACCGTTGGTGCAGCGTGGCCACGTCGGGCAGCCGAGCCCTGAAGATGTCAACCGGACCGCACCGCCGGTCACCACAAGGATCGTCTGGCCGATCAACGACAACATCGCCAGCCTGCGCACGGTGCTGTTGACTTCCGTAGGCAGCTTGGCGGCCATCTGCCGGATGGATTTCGGGAGGCGGGAATCCGTGCTCACAGTGTTCTCAATTCTGAATTCTCAGTTCCAGTTGACGGTTCGGTTCCAGGGCAGACGCTCAATTCCACTTGAACCAGCGGACGGCCGCTGCACCGGGGATGACCGTCCACAACAGCAGCACCAGGACGTAGGGCCACGAGACGCTGCCATGGAGAAAAGCGTCCCGGAGGGACTGGCCCAAGGCGCCCGAGGGCAGGAAATGTACGATGCTCTGAGCAAGCGCGGGCAAACGCTCGGCGGGAACCACGATTCCACCTAGGGCACCGAGCAGAATCCAGAGCAGGTTGGTGATGGCGAGGGTCGCCTCCGGGCGTACCGTTCCGGCAACCAAGAGGCCCAGCGCCGTGAAGGCGGCGGCTCCGAGGACCAACAGGCCCAGGCCCGGAAGCCAGCCTTCCGGCCGTGGCTGCCAGCCAAGCAATGCCGCAACGGCCCCGATGACCAGGACTTGGAGGACCAAGACAGCCAGGACAGCGATGATCTTGCCTGCGATGAGGCCGGTCCGGCCCAAAGGTGTAGTGGAGAGGAAACGGAGGACGCCGTAGCGGCGGTCGAAGCCAGTGGCGATACCTTGGCCGGTGAATGCCGTTGACATCGCACACAAGGCCAGGATGCCGGGTACCGCGATGTTCACGCGGCTGTCTCCCAAGCCATCCAGGAGCGGGGTGACTGTGAGCCCCACCAAGGCCAACAAAGGCATGATGACGGCGAGGATCAGCTGTTCGCCGTTCCGGATCATGGTCAATGTTTCGTAGCGGCCTTGGAGCAGGATCCTACGCAGCAGGGGAGCCGGTCCGGCGTGGGGTGTTGTGACTATCGCGGGTGTCATCGGATGTCCCTTCCGGAGATGTCCAAGAAGACGTCTTCCAAGCTGCGTGCCTCCAGACGAAGGGACGCAGGCATGATGCCCTTCTCCGCCCACCAGGCAGTGAGCTTCGCCAAATGTTCCGGTGTCAGGGTGCCGACCACCGCGTAGCTGCCTGCCCGGCTTTCCGTGATGGTCAGTTCGTTGCCGATGGCTGCCGCGATGTCGAGACCCGCGGGAGCGTCAAACAGCAGGGTGCGTTCCGTTATCCCGGCCATGTCTTCGTGTCCGTGGCTCAGCAGCTCGGCAACGGTGCCTTGGGCGACATTGCGGCCGGCGTCGATGATGTACACGTAGTCCGCGAGTCGCTGGGCGTCGTCCATGAGGTGCGTGGTGAGAATGATGCCCATGCCCGCATCCCGCAGTTCGGCGATCAGTTCGAAGACGATTTGGCGGGACTGGGGATCGAGCCCCGCACTGGGTTCGTCCAGGAAGAGGACTTCGGGATTGCCGATCAGGGCGGCTGCAAGCGAGAGCCGTTGTTTCTGCCCGCCGGACAAGCGGCGGATCCCCGTGCGGCTGAATGTATCGATGCCCAGGCGTTCAACGAGCTCTTCCAAGGGAAGGGGGTTCTGGTACATGCCGGCAATGTGCCGAAGCAAGGGGATGGGCCGGGCCGACGGCGGGAGGCCCCCGTCCTGAAGCATTACGCCGACGCGTGAACGGAGGTTTGCTCCGGCCGTGTCGGGGTCGTCGCCGAGGAGTTCAATACGACCGCCGGTGCGCTTTTGAAGGCCCTGCGCGCATTCGAGCGTCGTTGTTTTGCCCGCGCCATTGGCACCAAGCAAGGCAGTGATCTGGCCGCGTTCTGCAAACATTGACAGTCCGCTGACCACCCGGAGCATTTTGCCGTCAAGGGAAGCCAGCGGGCCGACGTCCTTGATGAGTCCGTCGATATTGAGGACAGGGGATTCGGGGGATCGCACCAGAGTATTCTACGTGAAGTAGTAGGGATGCGGTGGGCACTGCGCTGCAGGCCAGCCTTGCCTTACTGGATGCATGGACTAAATTACGACATGATTGTGTTGTGTATTCCATGACGAGTTCTGTTTCCGTGCCCGCAATGCGGTATGGCGCAGTCATGCCCATGCCCGGCGGCACCGCCGCGGGAGTGGCTGATGCGGAAGACCGCACGAGAGACCGTGTTCTCAACGCGGTGTTGGAGCACGGCCCTGTCAGCGCGGCTGAACTCGGCGACATGCTGGGCTTCACTCCCGCGGCGGTTCGCCGGCACCTGGATCACCTTCAGCGAGCCGGGGTTATCGAGGTCAAGCGTGTCGCGAAGGCCGGCGCCGGCGCAGGCCGCCCGGCCCGTCGCTATGTCCTCAGCTCCCAGGGCCAGTCGAAGCTCGGAGACGACTACCTGAACATTGCCAGTTCGGCGCTGCGGCGGCTGCGGGACCTTGGAGGCGAAGAAGCTGTCAGGGACTATGCGGTAGAGCGCTTTGCCGAGATGGAGCAGCGCTACGCACCCGAAGTTGATGCAGCGGGTTCCGACATCGCGGCCCGCGCTGGGGCACTGTCCAAGGCACTGAGCAGGGACGGCTACGTCGCCTCCGCTGCGTCGATTGAGACCAAGTCGCCTTTGCCTGCCGCGCTTTCCAGCGTCCAGCTGTGCCAAGGCCATTGCCCCATCCAGCAACTTGCAGCGGAATTTCCCGTGTTTTGCGACACTGAGACCGAACTTTTTTCCCGTTTGGTCGGCGTCGATGTCCGCAGGCTTTCCACTCTCGCGCAGGGCGGACATGTCTGCACCACCCACATTCCTACTGGCAGGCCAGCCGCCAAGGAGGCCCTCGGGCTTCCCAAGCTGCGGGCCACGCCCCATGTCGAATCCAACAATCAGTAAGAAAGGCCGTGATGACGGGTCAATTAGCTGAAGGAACAGCAGAGAAAGCGCTAGCTGACGGTGCTGTGATCTCGGAGATTCTGGAGAAGAATCCCGAGCTGCACGGTATTGGCACCTACGAGTACGGATGGTCCGACAAGAACGACGTCGGCGCCAACGCGCGCCGGGGTCTCAGCGAAGAGGTCGTGCGTGACATTTCCGGCAAGAAGAACGAGCCGGAATGGATGCTGGACCTGCGCTTGAAGGGTTTGAAGTACTTCGACCGCAAGCCCATGCCCACCTGGGGTGCAGACCTCTCCGGCATCGACTTCGACAACATCAAGTACTTCGTGCGCTCTACCGAAAAGCAGGCTGCCACGTGGGAAGACCTCCCCGAGGACATCCGCAATACCTATGAGAAGCTGGGCATCCCGGAAGCGGAGCGCAGCCGCCTTGTTTCCGGTGTGGCCGCGCAGTACGAGTCCGAGGTGGTGTACCACCAGATCCGTGAAGACCTGGAAAAGCAGGGCGTCATCTTCCTGGACACCGACACGGCACTTCGCGAGCACCCGGAGATCTTCCAGGAATACTTCGGGACCATCATCCCGGTGGGCGACAACAAGTTCGCTTCGCTGAACACGGCTGTGTGGTCCGGCGGTTCCTTCGTTTACGTCCCCAAGGGCGTCCGTGTGGACATCCCGCTGCAGGCCTACTTCCGCATCAACACGGAAAACATGGGGCAGTTCGAGCGCACCCTGATCATTGCGGACGAGGACTCCTACGTCCACTACATCGAAGGCTGCACCGCCCCGATCTACACTTCGGACTCGCTGCACTCCGCCGTGGTGGAAATTATCGTGAAGAAGGGCGCCCGCGTCCGTTACACGACCATCCAGAACTGGTCCACCAACGTGTACAACCTGGTCACCAAGCGCGCCATTTGCGAAGAGGGCGCCACGATGGAGTGGATCGATGGCAACATCGGCTCCAAGGTGACCATGAAGTACCCGGCTGTCTACTTGGTCGGCGAGCACGCCAAGGGTGAGACACTTTCCATCGCCTTCGCCGGCGAAGGCCAGCACCAGGACACCGGTTCGAAGATGGTCCATATCGCGCCGAACACCAAGAGCTCCATCATCTCCAAGTCCGTGGCCCGCGGTGGCGGACGTGCAGCTTACCGAGGCCTTGTTCAGGTCCGCGAAGGCGCCAAGCACTCCGCCAATACCGTGCGTTGCGACGCCTTGTTGGTGGACACCATTTCCCGCTCCGATACCTATCCCTACATCGACATCCGCGAGGATGATGTGGTGATGGGTCACGAGGCCACCGTTTCCCGAGTCAGTGAGGAGCAGCTCTTCTATCTGATGTCCCGCGGTATGCCCGAGGACGAGGCCATGGCCATGATCGTGCGCGGCTTCATTGAGCCGATTGCCCGTGAGTTGCCGATGGAATACGCCCTTGAACTCAACCGCCTGATTGAACTGCAGATGGAAGGATCCGTCGGTTAGCAATGACTGAAATTACTACTGAGAAGGCCCGCATCGGCGCGCCGTCGGCACAGCCGTTTATTGATGGCTTCACCGAAGAGGGCGAGAACCTCTCGCCGGTCAACACTGGAACCAACACTTCGACTACCTCCGAGCAGGCGTCCAAACAGGCGCCGTCGGCCGGTCCTCTTGCCGGAGCCTCGGCCAAGAGCCACTCCCACGGGGGCGGTGTCGGCATTCCCGACAGCTCGCGCGCAGGTCGCCTGACCTCTTACAAGGTGGCTGACTTCAAGCCCCTCACCGGGCTGGAAGAGGACTGGCGCTTCACTCCGCTCAAGCGCCTTCGTGGACTTCACAGCGAGGTCCTCAGCGGTTCGGCGCCCTCCGTCGCCGTAACCGCCCCTGAAGGCGTCGTCGTCGAAACCGTGGGACGGGACGACAAGCGCATCGGCCTGGCGGCCATCCCGGAGGACCGCGTGTCCGCGAACGCCTGGGAGAACTTCAGCGAGGCGACCGTCATTACGGTGCCTGCCGAACTGCGGCTCGACGGCGAAGTGTCCGTGCTGCTCACCGGCACCTCCACTGAAGCCTCCGCGCAGCACATCGTGATCGTGGCAGAGCGGTTCTCCAAGGGTGTAGTCGTCCTCGACCACCAGGGCAGCGCCGTCGTGTCCGAGAACGTTGAAATCCTCGTGGAGGACGGCGCGGAACTCACCGTCATCTCGGTCCAGGAATGGAACGACGACGCCGTGCATGCCTCCTCGCAGCAGGCCAAGATCGGCCGCGACGCGAAGTTCAAGCACATTGTTGTCAGCCTCGGCGGCGACGTTGTCCGCGTGACGCCCTCGACCCGCTTCACGGCGACGGGCGCCGACGTCGAGATGTTCGGCTTGTACTTCGCCGACGCAGGCCAGCACCTCGAGCAGCGGCTTTTCGTTGACCACGCGGTGGCCAACTGCAAGTCCCGCGTGCTCTATAAGGGCGCCCTGCAGGGCCGCAATGCACACACAGTGTGGGTTGGCGACGTCCTGATCCGCAAGGAGGCTGAAGGCACCGATACCTACGAGGCCAACCGCAACCTGGTCCTCACGGACGGCGCACGCGCCGACTCCGTGCCGAACTTGGAAATTGAAACCGGCTTGATCGAGGGTGCCGGCCACGCCAGCGCCACCGGCCGCTTCGATGACGAACACTTGTTTTACCTCATGGCGCGCGGAATCCCGGAAGACGTCGCCCGCCGTTTGGTGGTCCGCGGCTTCCTCAACGAGATCATCCAGCAGATCAAGGTGCCGGCACTCGAAGAGCGCCTGACCGAAGCTGTTGAACGTGAGCTCGCTGCGAGCGACAACTAATAGAAGCCAGGCAGGGAAACAGACTATGAGCGATCAGCCACAAGGCGAACTGGTATGCAACGCCAACGAGATCCAGGTCAAGCAGGCGCTGCGCATCCTGATCGATGACTACCCCATAGCCATCGTCAAGGACTCGATGGGAGAGATCCACGCCATCGGCGACACCTGCTCGCATGCGGATATTTCGCTCGCCGAGGGTGAAATCGAAGGTTGCGCGATCGAATGCTGGGGCCACGGTTCCCAGTTCGACCTCCGCACCGGACAGCCCTTGCAGCTCCCTGCCTACGACCCCGTCCCCGTCTTCGCCGTCACCCTTGATGGCGACGACGTCTACGTGGACGTGACCAACGTTGTGAACGGCGCCTCGGTACAGAACTACTGAGCGCCAAGTGCCTAAAGACTTACGAAAGAAAGAAGAGCATGTCTACTCTTGAGATCAAGGACCTGCACGTCAGCATCGAGACGGAGCAGGGCACCAAAGAGATCCTGAAGGGCGTCAGCCTGACCATCAAGACCGGCGAGACCCACGCGATCATGGGCCCCAACGGTTCGGGTAAGTCCACTTTGGCGTCCACCATTGCCGGCCACCCGCGCTACAACGTCACGAGCGGCACCATCACGCTCGATGGCGAAGACGTTCTGGCCATGAGCGTCGACCAGCGTGCCCGTGCAGGCGTCTTCCTCGCCATGCAGTATCCAGTAGAGGTTCCGGGTGTCACCATGACCAACTTCCTGCGCACCGCAAAGACCGCAATCGATGGCGTAGCACCGGCCCTGCGCACCTGGACCAAGGACGTCAAGGCGGCCATGCAGCAGCTGCGCATCGACGCCGACTTCGCACAGCGCAACGTCAACGAAGGCTTCTCCGGTGGGGAGAAGAAGCGCGTGGAGATCCTCCAGCTGGAACTTTTCAAGCCGAAGTTCGCCGTGTTGGACGAGACCGACTCCGGCCTCGACGTCGACGCGCTCAAGGTGGTTTCCGAGGGCGTTAACCGCGCCCACGCGACGGGAAACATGGGCACGCTGCTCATTACCCACTACACACGCATCCTGCGCTACATCAAGCCGGACTTCGTTCACGTGTTTGTTGACGGACAGGTTGTTGAAGAGGGCGGCCCCGAATTGGCCGACCGTCTTGAAGAAGAAGGCTACGACCGTTACGCCACGGGCGCCGGCGCAGCCACCATTGCTGCTGCCGCAGCAGCACAGGCCTAGTTAGGACTCCCGCCATGACCGAAATCAAAGCGGCTCGCACCAGCCTCGAGGACGTCGAGGAGGCGCTCAAGGATGTCATTGACCCGGAACTCGGTGTCAACGTGGTGGACCTTGGGCTGCTGTACGGTCTGAAGTACTCGGAGGACGACGGCGCACTGCTCATCGATATGACGCTGACAACTGCGGCATGTCCGCTGACGGATGTGCTTGAAGAGCAGGTCGGCCAGTCGCTCGACGGCATCGTGGACGACTGGCGCCTCAACTGGGTGTGGATGCCGCCATGGGGTCCCGAGCGGATCACCGATGACGGCAAGGACCAGATGCGGGCCCTCGGCTTCAATATCTAGCAAGAACGACGACGGCTGGTCTCCTCCCCCGCGGAACGAGACCGGCCGTCGTCGTGTGTTGGAAGGGGGCCGGCGTAGGCCCAGCCGCCGGCCCTTTCGCTGTCTTGACGCCCCAAAGGGGGCTATAGGAGCGATAGACGTCACAGAAGGGCCCGGGGATTCGTCAGCGGCTAAGATTCGATGATGCCCTTTCTGAACAAACTTCAACTCTGGGCCGACGAGCGCCCCGACGACACTGCCGTCGTCGTGGGCGGCAAACGCCTCAGCTGGACGGAGCTGCGGGACGCGGCAACCGTGCGCCTCGTGGAGACGGCAGCGACGACGATTCTCGCCGAGCCCAATTCCCTGGACTTCGTGGTGGACTACGTGGCCGCCGTAGCTGGCGAACGGTGCTGCGCCGTACTCGACCCGTTGTGGCCGCAGCCCATGCTCGACGATGTTGCCCAGCGGATCGGTGAAGCGCAGCGAGGCAATAGTGCGGGGTTGGCTGCTGCCCAGGCGTTTGCCGGCGGCGGTGAACTGCTTGACGGCCAGCCCGACTCCGCGTTCCTGATAGGCCTGACGTCCGGAACCACGTCCGTTCCCAAAGCTTTCACCCGTTCGCGGCGTTCGTGGCAACTCTCGTTTGATGCCTCCATCGAATTCTTCGGGCTGGCACCGGAGGATAGAACGTTGGCCCCCGGGCCCCTCGCCGCGAGCTTGAACCTGTATGCACTCTCGGAATGCCTGTATGCCGGGGCGGCTTTTCACACGCTGGAGACCTTCGATGTCGGCGATGCCCATGCAGCCATCAGCCACGACGGCGTTACGCGCTTGGTCCTGGCGCCCACCGTGCTGCGCCTCTTGAGCGAACGCGGCTTGGCTGGGGGTGTGGACGCCTCTGGGCTGCGCAGCATCATCTGCGCTGGCTCGAAACTGGACGCCCGCACGTTGGAGGCCGCCAGGCGTTGGGCCCCCAACGCGGCGATCTTCGAATATTACGGTGCCTCCGAACTCAGTTTCGTTTCGGGGACGCGCCTTGCTGCCGGGGAGCCGCTCGACGCCGGCGGTACGGGGATCGGCGGGCCGTTTCCCGGCGTCGAACTCAAGATCATGGACGACGGCGGCGCGGAGCAAGCCGAGGGGGCCCACGGCAACATCTCCGTCCGCTCGGGCATGGTCAGCAATGGCTATTTGTGGGGAGATGACGGCCAGGCGCTGCGCTGCTTCAACGGCTGGTACACGGTGGGGGACCAAGGCTACGTGGACGCCGGGGTCCTGCATATCCTTGGCCGGCGATCGGACATGATCATCACGTCGGGGAAGAACGTTTATCCCCACGAGGTGGAGCTTGCCCTGGCCTCGGTTCCCGGAGTCTCGGCGGCTGTCGCTGCTGGAATGCCAGACGAGGTACGCGGGGAGAAAGTGGTGGCAGGGATCCTCCCCGCCTACGGTTCGGTGACGGCAACCCAAGTGAAGACGGGCCTGGACGGCTTGCTCGCGCGGGACAAGCGGCCCCAGCAGTATTTCGCGCTCTCCGAATTGCCGGTGACGGACCGCGGAAAGGTCAGCCGCCAGATCCTTCTGGACTGGATCAAGAACAACGATCCGCGGCTGAGGCCCCTTGCTTAGCGGCTTGTCTAGCCCGTTGTCCAGCGGCAGGCAGGGGATGGTGCCGGTTCCTTCGCGCCAGCCCGTCATTATTGCTGCCCTGCGGACACCCATTTGCCGATCCTACGGCCAACTGAAGTCGATGCGGGCAGAGGAACTCCTCGCTCCCGTCCTCCGCTCCCTCCTGACAGCCACGGGTGTTGCCGACGCGGCGGTCTGCGACGTCGTGATCGGCAATGCCGTGGGTGGTGGCGGCAACCTGGCCCGGTACGCCGCATTGCAAGCGGGACTGCCGGTGGAGGTTCCCGGGCTGACCGTGGACCGGCAGTGCGGTTCCGGTCTCGACGCCATTGCCTTGGCTTCCCGGCTGGTGGCAGCGGGCGGCAACGGAATCTACTTGGCCGGGGGAGTGGAAAGCATCAGTACGGCGCCCTTGCGTGCCCGGAGAAACCCGGACCCCGACGGCGCACCGGACTTTTTCACGCGCGCCACCTTTGTGCCGCCGGAGTTTGGCGACCCGGACATGGGCGTCGCGGCCGAAAATGTGGCGCGGGAGTTCGGCATCACTCGCGAGCGGCAGGATGACTTCGCCTTGCGGAGCCATCAGCGAGCCGTCGCCGCCAAAGTCGCCGGCGCCTTCGGCCCTGAAATTGTTCCCGTGGATGCCGGTGGTGCCGTGGTGGAGGCCGATGACGGACCCCGCGCATCGCTCAAGGCCGGGCTCATGTCACGCTT is part of the Arthrobacter methylotrophus genome and harbors:
- a CDS encoding metal-sulfur cluster assembly factor, which encodes MTEIKAARTSLEDVEEALKDVIDPELGVNVVDLGLLYGLKYSEDDGALLIDMTLTTAACPLTDVLEEQVGQSLDGIVDDWRLNWVWMPPWGPERITDDGKDQMRALGFNI
- the sufB gene encoding Fe-S cluster assembly protein SufB — protein: MTGQLAEGTAEKALADGAVISEILEKNPELHGIGTYEYGWSDKNDVGANARRGLSEEVVRDISGKKNEPEWMLDLRLKGLKYFDRKPMPTWGADLSGIDFDNIKYFVRSTEKQAATWEDLPEDIRNTYEKLGIPEAERSRLVSGVAAQYESEVVYHQIREDLEKQGVIFLDTDTALREHPEIFQEYFGTIIPVGDNKFASLNTAVWSGGSFVYVPKGVRVDIPLQAYFRINTENMGQFERTLIIADEDSYVHYIEGCTAPIYTSDSLHSAVVEIIVKKGARVRYTTIQNWSTNVYNLVTKRAICEEGATMEWIDGNIGSKVTMKYPAVYLVGEHAKGETLSIAFAGEGQHQDTGSKMVHIAPNTKSSIISKSVARGGGRAAYRGLVQVREGAKHSANTVRCDALLVDTISRSDTYPYIDIREDDVVMGHEATVSRVSEEQLFYLMSRGMPEDEAMAMIVRGFIEPIARELPMEYALELNRLIELQMEGSVG
- the sufD gene encoding Fe-S cluster assembly protein SufD, giving the protein MTEITTEKARIGAPSAQPFIDGFTEEGENLSPVNTGTNTSTTSEQASKQAPSAGPLAGASAKSHSHGGGVGIPDSSRAGRLTSYKVADFKPLTGLEEDWRFTPLKRLRGLHSEVLSGSAPSVAVTAPEGVVVETVGRDDKRIGLAAIPEDRVSANAWENFSEATVITVPAELRLDGEVSVLLTGTSTEASAQHIVIVAERFSKGVVVLDHQGSAVVSENVEILVEDGAELTVISVQEWNDDAVHASSQQAKIGRDAKFKHIVVSLGGDVVRVTPSTRFTATGADVEMFGLYFADAGQHLEQRLFVDHAVANCKSRVLYKGALQGRNAHTVWVGDVLIRKEAEGTDTYEANRNLVLTDGARADSVPNLEIETGLIEGAGHASATGRFDDEHLFYLMARGIPEDVARRLVVRGFLNEIIQQIKVPALEERLTEAVERELAASDN
- the sufC gene encoding Fe-S cluster assembly ATPase SufC translates to MSTLEIKDLHVSIETEQGTKEILKGVSLTIKTGETHAIMGPNGSGKSTLASTIAGHPRYNVTSGTITLDGEDVLAMSVDQRARAGVFLAMQYPVEVPGVTMTNFLRTAKTAIDGVAPALRTWTKDVKAAMQQLRIDADFAQRNVNEGFSGGEKKRVEILQLELFKPKFAVLDETDSGLDVDALKVVSEGVNRAHATGNMGTLLITHYTRILRYIKPDFVHVFVDGQVVEEGGPELADRLEEEGYDRYATGAGAATIAAAAAAQA
- a CDS encoding helix-turn-helix transcriptional regulator — translated: MRYGAVMPMPGGTAAGVADAEDRTRDRVLNAVLEHGPVSAAELGDMLGFTPAAVRRHLDHLQRAGVIEVKRVAKAGAGAGRPARRYVLSSQGQSKLGDDYLNIASSALRRLRDLGGEEAVRDYAVERFAEMEQRYAPEVDAAGSDIAARAGALSKALSRDGYVASAASIETKSPLPAALSSVQLCQGHCPIQQLAAEFPVFCDTETELFSRLVGVDVRRLSTLAQGGHVCTTHIPTGRPAAKEALGLPKLRATPHVESNNQ
- a CDS encoding non-heme iron oxygenase ferredoxin subunit encodes the protein MSDQPQGELVCNANEIQVKQALRILIDDYPIAIVKDSMGEIHAIGDTCSHADISLAEGEIEGCAIECWGHGSQFDLRTGQPLQLPAYDPVPVFAVTLDGDDVYVDVTNVVNGASVQNY